In Carassius carassius chromosome 19, fCarCar2.1, whole genome shotgun sequence, a single genomic region encodes these proteins:
- the ildr2 gene encoding immunoglobulin-like domain-containing receptor 2 isoform X5, protein MVFLHRFWIVFMLFSLQNCNGVQVNVKDEKKFAMLFSSIVLPCHYTTHSSQTAVVQWWYKSYCTDRTRDSFTFPESLGVHVSDLGASSHLDCSDNSRTVRIVASAQGSSMTLAEHYKGRDISIINKADLRIGQLQWGDSGVYFCKVIISDDLEGKNEGQVELLVQGRTGVLDDILPEFDLEIMPEWAFVGVVVLGSVLFLLLVGICWCQCCPHSCCCYVSCCCCPDTCCCPKHLYEAGKMAKSGQPPQINMYQPYYIPGVPVVPPAAPSSIEPKLTVLAPSLENNIAGAGSLSELSSLHDGDVDFRQTYRQVQRKALAPINDHMDEPHIRTASIGHGLRPSHYQSNRSLDEHDNRWNCRSEHLPRKAFDARGRTGSLDELEEFAMSYGPHGRRRGDFRRPQHEFEMGPRSRDQPTSYRDGPRYSRGDDDDDDWRRRGSPPSLPKRHNTANSKRYLARQRSYDDTYLNTLLERKARGHGERGGRAEDDSDTPSKGSSKKSSDCYNSRSPSHRPEEDDPLPPYSEREAERFRTEAHIGRERYRTADPAMRPFSYTRPAHGLSHTLQENREDRDKSRKLTYLSKVCDHSSKQRLTNCVMSSD, encoded by the exons ATGGTTTTCCTACACAGATTCTGGATTGTATTCATGCTATTTTCAC TGCAAAATTGTAATGGTGTACAGGTGAATGTGAAAGATGAGAAGAAGTTTGCTATGCTGTTCTCCTCCATCGTTCTTCCCTGTCATTACACCACCCACTCCTCTCAAACCGCCGTGGTGCAGTGGTGGTACAAGTCCTACTGTACAGACCGTACTCGGGATTCCTTCACATTTCCTGAGTCTCTGGGAGTCCATGTATCTGATCTGGGAGCCTCGTCTCATCTGGACTGCTCTGACAACAGCCGCACCGTCCGCATAGTGGCCTCAGCACAAGGATCTTCCATGACCTTAGCAGAGCACTACAAAGGAAGAGACATCTCCATCATTAACA AAGCAGATCTGCGCATTGGACAGCTGCAGTGGGGTGACAGCGGTGTGTATTTCTGTAAGGTGATCATTTCTGATGACCTGGAAGGGAAAAATGAAGGCCAGGTGGAGCTACTGGTGCAGG GTAGGACAGGTGTGCTGGATGACATCCTGCCTGAGTTTGATTTGGAGATTATGCCAG AGTGGGCATTTGTGGGAGTTGTCGTCCTTGGTAGTGTGCTCTTCCTGTTGTTGGTTGGGATCTGCTGGTGCCAGTGTTGCCCTCACTCCTGTTGTTGTTATGtaagctgctgctgctgtcctGATACATGTTGCTGTCCAAAACACT TATATGAAGCAGGGAAGATGGCAAAGAGCGGCCAACCTCCTCAGATTAACATGTATCAACCTTACTACATTCCTGGTGTTCCTGTGGTCCCTCCAGCCGCACCATCCAGCATCGAACCCAAGTTGACTGTACTGGCTCCTTCATTAGAAAACAATATAGCTGGAG CTGGCAGCCTATCAGAACTGAGCTCTCTGCATGACGGTGATGTAGACTTCAGGCAGACCTATCGGCAGGTCCAGAGGAAGGCACTAGCACCCATCAATGACCACATGGATGAGCCACATATTCGAACAGCATCGATTGGCCATGGGCTTCGCCCCTCACATTATCAAAGCAATCGCTCTCTGGATGAGCATGACAACAG ATGGAACTGTCGTTCTGAGCACCTGCCCCGCAAAGCCTTTGACGCTAGGGGGCGCACAGGGTCACTAGATGAGCTGGAAGAGTTTGCGATGTCATACGGCCCACATGGTCGTCGAAGAGGTGACTTTCGTAGACCTCAGCATGAATTTGAAATGGGTCCAAGGTCACGGGACCAACCCACGTCTTACCGAGACGGGCCACGGTATTCTcgaggtgatgatgatgatgacgactgGCGCCGTCGAGGCTCACCACCTTCCCTGCCAAAAAGGCACAACACTGCCAACAGCAAACGCTACCTCGCTCGTCAGAGGTCTTATGATGATACCTACCTGAACACTCTGCTGGAGCGCAAGGCTAGGGGCCACGGAGAGCGAGGGGGGAGGGCTGAAGATGACAGTGACACACCCTCAAAAGGCAGTTCTAAGAAGAGCAGTGACTGTTACAACAGCAGGTCACCAAGCCACCGCCCCGAGGAGGATGATCCTTTACCTCCATACTCTGAGAGGGAGGCGGAGAGGTTTAGGACTGAAGCGCATATAGGGAGGGAACGGTACAGGACTGCTGATCCTGCCATGCGGCCTTTTTCATACACGCGTCCGGCCCATGGACTGTCCCATACATTACAGGAGAACAGGGAGGACAGGGACAAATCCAGGAAACTG acttacctttcaaaagtttgtg ACCACTCATCTAAGCAGAGACTCACTAATTGTGTGATGTCATCAGACTGA
- the ildr2 gene encoding immunoglobulin-like domain-containing receptor 2 isoform X1, which translates to MVFLHRFWIVFMLFSLQNCNGVQVNVKDEKKFAMLFSSIVLPCHYTTHSSQTAVVQWWYKSYCTDRTRDSFTFPESLGVHVSDLGASSHLDCSDNSRTVRIVASAQGSSMTLAEHYKGRDISIINKADLRIGQLQWGDSGVYFCKVIISDDLEGKNEGQVELLVQGRTGVLDDILPEFDLEIMPEWAFVGVVVLGSVLFLLLVGICWCQCCPHSCCCYVSCCCCPDTCCCPKHLYEAGKMAKSGQPPQINMYQPYYIPGVPVVPPAAPSSIEPKLTVLAPSLENNIAGVRSGYRLQASQCQDAMKVVYYVERDLAQFHPTKGGSHPSGSLSELSSLHDGDVDFRQTYRQVQRKALAPINDHMDEPHIRTASIGHGLRPSHYQSNRSLDEHDNRWNCRSEHLPRKAFDARGRTGSLDELEEFAMSYGPHGRRRGDFRRPQHEFEMGPRSRDQPTSYRDGPRYSRGDDDDDDWRRRGSPPSLPKRHNTANSKRYLARQRSYDDTYLNTLLERKARGHGERGGRAEDDSDTPSKGSSKKSSDCYNSRSPSHRPEEDDPLPPYSEREAERFRTEAHIGRERYRTADPAMRPFSYTRPAHGLSHTLQENREDRDKSRKLTYLSKVCDHSSKQRLTNCVMSSD; encoded by the exons ATGGTTTTCCTACACAGATTCTGGATTGTATTCATGCTATTTTCAC TGCAAAATTGTAATGGTGTACAGGTGAATGTGAAAGATGAGAAGAAGTTTGCTATGCTGTTCTCCTCCATCGTTCTTCCCTGTCATTACACCACCCACTCCTCTCAAACCGCCGTGGTGCAGTGGTGGTACAAGTCCTACTGTACAGACCGTACTCGGGATTCCTTCACATTTCCTGAGTCTCTGGGAGTCCATGTATCTGATCTGGGAGCCTCGTCTCATCTGGACTGCTCTGACAACAGCCGCACCGTCCGCATAGTGGCCTCAGCACAAGGATCTTCCATGACCTTAGCAGAGCACTACAAAGGAAGAGACATCTCCATCATTAACA AAGCAGATCTGCGCATTGGACAGCTGCAGTGGGGTGACAGCGGTGTGTATTTCTGTAAGGTGATCATTTCTGATGACCTGGAAGGGAAAAATGAAGGCCAGGTGGAGCTACTGGTGCAGG GTAGGACAGGTGTGCTGGATGACATCCTGCCTGAGTTTGATTTGGAGATTATGCCAG AGTGGGCATTTGTGGGAGTTGTCGTCCTTGGTAGTGTGCTCTTCCTGTTGTTGGTTGGGATCTGCTGGTGCCAGTGTTGCCCTCACTCCTGTTGTTGTTATGtaagctgctgctgctgtcctGATACATGTTGCTGTCCAAAACACT TATATGAAGCAGGGAAGATGGCAAAGAGCGGCCAACCTCCTCAGATTAACATGTATCAACCTTACTACATTCCTGGTGTTCCTGTGGTCCCTCCAGCCGCACCATCCAGCATCGAACCCAAGTTGACTGTACTGGCTCCTTCATTAGAAAACAATATAGCTGGAG tgcGCAGTGGCTATCGACTCCAGGCCAGTCAGTGTCAGGATGCTATGAAGGTTGTGTACTACGTAGAGAGGGACCTGGCACAGTTCCACCCTACCAAGGGGGGCAGTCATCCAT CTGGCAGCCTATCAGAACTGAGCTCTCTGCATGACGGTGATGTAGACTTCAGGCAGACCTATCGGCAGGTCCAGAGGAAGGCACTAGCACCCATCAATGACCACATGGATGAGCCACATATTCGAACAGCATCGATTGGCCATGGGCTTCGCCCCTCACATTATCAAAGCAATCGCTCTCTGGATGAGCATGACAACAG ATGGAACTGTCGTTCTGAGCACCTGCCCCGCAAAGCCTTTGACGCTAGGGGGCGCACAGGGTCACTAGATGAGCTGGAAGAGTTTGCGATGTCATACGGCCCACATGGTCGTCGAAGAGGTGACTTTCGTAGACCTCAGCATGAATTTGAAATGGGTCCAAGGTCACGGGACCAACCCACGTCTTACCGAGACGGGCCACGGTATTCTcgaggtgatgatgatgatgacgactgGCGCCGTCGAGGCTCACCACCTTCCCTGCCAAAAAGGCACAACACTGCCAACAGCAAACGCTACCTCGCTCGTCAGAGGTCTTATGATGATACCTACCTGAACACTCTGCTGGAGCGCAAGGCTAGGGGCCACGGAGAGCGAGGGGGGAGGGCTGAAGATGACAGTGACACACCCTCAAAAGGCAGTTCTAAGAAGAGCAGTGACTGTTACAACAGCAGGTCACCAAGCCACCGCCCCGAGGAGGATGATCCTTTACCTCCATACTCTGAGAGGGAGGCGGAGAGGTTTAGGACTGAAGCGCATATAGGGAGGGAACGGTACAGGACTGCTGATCCTGCCATGCGGCCTTTTTCATACACGCGTCCGGCCCATGGACTGTCCCATACATTACAGGAGAACAGGGAGGACAGGGACAAATCCAGGAAACTG acttacctttcaaaagtttgtg ACCACTCATCTAAGCAGAGACTCACTAATTGTGTGATGTCATCAGACTGA
- the ildr2 gene encoding immunoglobulin-like domain-containing receptor 2 isoform X4, whose product MVFLHRFWIVFMLFSLQNCNGVQVNVKDEKKFAMLFSSIVLPCHYTTHSSQTAVVQWWYKSYCTDRTRDSFTFPESLGVHVSDLGASSHLDCSDNSRTVRIVASAQGSSMTLAEHYKGRDISIINKADLRIGQLQWGDSGVYFCKVIISDDLEGKNEGQVELLVQGRTGVLDDILPEFDLEIMPEWAFVGVVVLGSVLFLLLVGICWCQCCPHSCCCYVSCCCCPDTCCCPKHLYEAGKMAKSGQPPQINMYQPYYIPGVPVVPPAAPSSIEPKLTVLAPSLENNIAGAAGSLSELSSLHDGDVDFRQTYRQVQRKALAPINDHMDEPHIRTASIGHGLRPSHYQSNRSLDEHDNRWNCRSEHLPRKAFDARGRTGSLDELEEFAMSYGPHGRRRGDFRRPQHEFEMGPRSRDQPTSYRDGPRYSRGDDDDDDWRRRGSPPSLPKRHNTANSKRYLARQRSYDDTYLNTLLERKARGHGERGGRAEDDSDTPSKGSSKKSSDCYNSRSPSHRPEEDDPLPPYSEREAERFRTEAHIGRERYRTADPAMRPFSYTRPAHGLSHTLQENREDRDKSRKLTYLSKVCDHSSKQRLTNCVMSSD is encoded by the exons ATGGTTTTCCTACACAGATTCTGGATTGTATTCATGCTATTTTCAC TGCAAAATTGTAATGGTGTACAGGTGAATGTGAAAGATGAGAAGAAGTTTGCTATGCTGTTCTCCTCCATCGTTCTTCCCTGTCATTACACCACCCACTCCTCTCAAACCGCCGTGGTGCAGTGGTGGTACAAGTCCTACTGTACAGACCGTACTCGGGATTCCTTCACATTTCCTGAGTCTCTGGGAGTCCATGTATCTGATCTGGGAGCCTCGTCTCATCTGGACTGCTCTGACAACAGCCGCACCGTCCGCATAGTGGCCTCAGCACAAGGATCTTCCATGACCTTAGCAGAGCACTACAAAGGAAGAGACATCTCCATCATTAACA AAGCAGATCTGCGCATTGGACAGCTGCAGTGGGGTGACAGCGGTGTGTATTTCTGTAAGGTGATCATTTCTGATGACCTGGAAGGGAAAAATGAAGGCCAGGTGGAGCTACTGGTGCAGG GTAGGACAGGTGTGCTGGATGACATCCTGCCTGAGTTTGATTTGGAGATTATGCCAG AGTGGGCATTTGTGGGAGTTGTCGTCCTTGGTAGTGTGCTCTTCCTGTTGTTGGTTGGGATCTGCTGGTGCCAGTGTTGCCCTCACTCCTGTTGTTGTTATGtaagctgctgctgctgtcctGATACATGTTGCTGTCCAAAACACT TATATGAAGCAGGGAAGATGGCAAAGAGCGGCCAACCTCCTCAGATTAACATGTATCAACCTTACTACATTCCTGGTGTTCCTGTGGTCCCTCCAGCCGCACCATCCAGCATCGAACCCAAGTTGACTGTACTGGCTCCTTCATTAGAAAACAATATAGCTGGAG CAGCTGGCAGCCTATCAGAACTGAGCTCTCTGCATGACGGTGATGTAGACTTCAGGCAGACCTATCGGCAGGTCCAGAGGAAGGCACTAGCACCCATCAATGACCACATGGATGAGCCACATATTCGAACAGCATCGATTGGCCATGGGCTTCGCCCCTCACATTATCAAAGCAATCGCTCTCTGGATGAGCATGACAACAG ATGGAACTGTCGTTCTGAGCACCTGCCCCGCAAAGCCTTTGACGCTAGGGGGCGCACAGGGTCACTAGATGAGCTGGAAGAGTTTGCGATGTCATACGGCCCACATGGTCGTCGAAGAGGTGACTTTCGTAGACCTCAGCATGAATTTGAAATGGGTCCAAGGTCACGGGACCAACCCACGTCTTACCGAGACGGGCCACGGTATTCTcgaggtgatgatgatgatgacgactgGCGCCGTCGAGGCTCACCACCTTCCCTGCCAAAAAGGCACAACACTGCCAACAGCAAACGCTACCTCGCTCGTCAGAGGTCTTATGATGATACCTACCTGAACACTCTGCTGGAGCGCAAGGCTAGGGGCCACGGAGAGCGAGGGGGGAGGGCTGAAGATGACAGTGACACACCCTCAAAAGGCAGTTCTAAGAAGAGCAGTGACTGTTACAACAGCAGGTCACCAAGCCACCGCCCCGAGGAGGATGATCCTTTACCTCCATACTCTGAGAGGGAGGCGGAGAGGTTTAGGACTGAAGCGCATATAGGGAGGGAACGGTACAGGACTGCTGATCCTGCCATGCGGCCTTTTTCATACACGCGTCCGGCCCATGGACTGTCCCATACATTACAGGAGAACAGGGAGGACAGGGACAAATCCAGGAAACTG acttacctttcaaaagtttgtg ACCACTCATCTAAGCAGAGACTCACTAATTGTGTGATGTCATCAGACTGA
- the ildr2 gene encoding immunoglobulin-like domain-containing receptor 2 isoform X3 — translation MVFLHRFWIVFMLFSLQNCNGVQVNVKDEKKFAMLFSSIVLPCHYTTHSSQTAVVQWWYKSYCTDRTRDSFTFPESLGVHVSDLGASSHLDCSDNSRTVRIVASAQGSSMTLAEHYKGRDISIINKADLRIGQLQWGDSGVYFCKVIISDDLEGKNEGQVELLVQEWAFVGVVVLGSVLFLLLVGICWCQCCPHSCCCYVSCCCCPDTCCCPKHLYEAGKMAKSGQPPQINMYQPYYIPGVPVVPPAAPSSIEPKLTVLAPSLENNIAGVRSGYRLQASQCQDAMKVVYYVERDLAQFHPTKGGSHPSGSLSELSSLHDGDVDFRQTYRQVQRKALAPINDHMDEPHIRTASIGHGLRPSHYQSNRSLDEHDNRWNCRSEHLPRKAFDARGRTGSLDELEEFAMSYGPHGRRRGDFRRPQHEFEMGPRSRDQPTSYRDGPRYSRGDDDDDDWRRRGSPPSLPKRHNTANSKRYLARQRSYDDTYLNTLLERKARGHGERGGRAEDDSDTPSKGSSKKSSDCYNSRSPSHRPEEDDPLPPYSEREAERFRTEAHIGRERYRTADPAMRPFSYTRPAHGLSHTLQENREDRDKSRKLTYLSKVCDHSSKQRLTNCVMSSD, via the exons ATGGTTTTCCTACACAGATTCTGGATTGTATTCATGCTATTTTCAC TGCAAAATTGTAATGGTGTACAGGTGAATGTGAAAGATGAGAAGAAGTTTGCTATGCTGTTCTCCTCCATCGTTCTTCCCTGTCATTACACCACCCACTCCTCTCAAACCGCCGTGGTGCAGTGGTGGTACAAGTCCTACTGTACAGACCGTACTCGGGATTCCTTCACATTTCCTGAGTCTCTGGGAGTCCATGTATCTGATCTGGGAGCCTCGTCTCATCTGGACTGCTCTGACAACAGCCGCACCGTCCGCATAGTGGCCTCAGCACAAGGATCTTCCATGACCTTAGCAGAGCACTACAAAGGAAGAGACATCTCCATCATTAACA AAGCAGATCTGCGCATTGGACAGCTGCAGTGGGGTGACAGCGGTGTGTATTTCTGTAAGGTGATCATTTCTGATGACCTGGAAGGGAAAAATGAAGGCCAGGTGGAGCTACTGGTGCAGG AGTGGGCATTTGTGGGAGTTGTCGTCCTTGGTAGTGTGCTCTTCCTGTTGTTGGTTGGGATCTGCTGGTGCCAGTGTTGCCCTCACTCCTGTTGTTGTTATGtaagctgctgctgctgtcctGATACATGTTGCTGTCCAAAACACT TATATGAAGCAGGGAAGATGGCAAAGAGCGGCCAACCTCCTCAGATTAACATGTATCAACCTTACTACATTCCTGGTGTTCCTGTGGTCCCTCCAGCCGCACCATCCAGCATCGAACCCAAGTTGACTGTACTGGCTCCTTCATTAGAAAACAATATAGCTGGAG tgcGCAGTGGCTATCGACTCCAGGCCAGTCAGTGTCAGGATGCTATGAAGGTTGTGTACTACGTAGAGAGGGACCTGGCACAGTTCCACCCTACCAAGGGGGGCAGTCATCCAT CTGGCAGCCTATCAGAACTGAGCTCTCTGCATGACGGTGATGTAGACTTCAGGCAGACCTATCGGCAGGTCCAGAGGAAGGCACTAGCACCCATCAATGACCACATGGATGAGCCACATATTCGAACAGCATCGATTGGCCATGGGCTTCGCCCCTCACATTATCAAAGCAATCGCTCTCTGGATGAGCATGACAACAG ATGGAACTGTCGTTCTGAGCACCTGCCCCGCAAAGCCTTTGACGCTAGGGGGCGCACAGGGTCACTAGATGAGCTGGAAGAGTTTGCGATGTCATACGGCCCACATGGTCGTCGAAGAGGTGACTTTCGTAGACCTCAGCATGAATTTGAAATGGGTCCAAGGTCACGGGACCAACCCACGTCTTACCGAGACGGGCCACGGTATTCTcgaggtgatgatgatgatgacgactgGCGCCGTCGAGGCTCACCACCTTCCCTGCCAAAAAGGCACAACACTGCCAACAGCAAACGCTACCTCGCTCGTCAGAGGTCTTATGATGATACCTACCTGAACACTCTGCTGGAGCGCAAGGCTAGGGGCCACGGAGAGCGAGGGGGGAGGGCTGAAGATGACAGTGACACACCCTCAAAAGGCAGTTCTAAGAAGAGCAGTGACTGTTACAACAGCAGGTCACCAAGCCACCGCCCCGAGGAGGATGATCCTTTACCTCCATACTCTGAGAGGGAGGCGGAGAGGTTTAGGACTGAAGCGCATATAGGGAGGGAACGGTACAGGACTGCTGATCCTGCCATGCGGCCTTTTTCATACACGCGTCCGGCCCATGGACTGTCCCATACATTACAGGAGAACAGGGAGGACAGGGACAAATCCAGGAAACTG acttacctttcaaaagtttgtg ACCACTCATCTAAGCAGAGACTCACTAATTGTGTGATGTCATCAGACTGA
- the ildr2 gene encoding immunoglobulin-like domain-containing receptor 2 isoform X2 produces MVFLHRFWIVFMLFSLQNCNGVQVNVKDEKKFAMLFSSIVLPCHYTTHSSQTAVVQWWYKSYCTDRTRDSFTFPESLGVHVSDLGASSHLDCSDNSRTVRIVASAQGSSMTLAEHYKGRDISIINKADLRIGQLQWGDSGVYFCKVIISDDLEGKNEGQVELLVQGRTGVLDDILPEFDLEIMPEWAFVGVVVLGSVLFLLLVGICWCQCCPHSCCCYVSCCCCPDTCCCPKHLYEAGKMAKSGQPPQINMYQPYYIPGVPVVPPAAPSSIEPKLTVLAPSLENNIAGVRSGYRLQASQCQDAMKVVYYVERDLAQFHPTKGGSHPSGSLSELSSLHDGDVDFRQTYRQVQRKALAPINDHMDEPHIRTASIGHGLRPSHYQSNRSLDEHDNRWNCRSEHLPRKAFDARGRTGSLDELEEFAMSYGPHGRRRGDFRRPQHEFEMGPRSRDQPTSYRDGPRYSRGDDDDDDWRRRGSPPSLPKRHNTANSKRYLARQRSYDDTYLNTLLERKARGHGERGGRAEDDSDTPSKGSSKKSSDCYNSRSPSHRPEEDDPLPPYSEREAERFRTEAHIGRERYRTADPAMRPFSYTRPAHGLSHTLQENREDRDKSRKLTTHLSRDSLIV; encoded by the exons ATGGTTTTCCTACACAGATTCTGGATTGTATTCATGCTATTTTCAC TGCAAAATTGTAATGGTGTACAGGTGAATGTGAAAGATGAGAAGAAGTTTGCTATGCTGTTCTCCTCCATCGTTCTTCCCTGTCATTACACCACCCACTCCTCTCAAACCGCCGTGGTGCAGTGGTGGTACAAGTCCTACTGTACAGACCGTACTCGGGATTCCTTCACATTTCCTGAGTCTCTGGGAGTCCATGTATCTGATCTGGGAGCCTCGTCTCATCTGGACTGCTCTGACAACAGCCGCACCGTCCGCATAGTGGCCTCAGCACAAGGATCTTCCATGACCTTAGCAGAGCACTACAAAGGAAGAGACATCTCCATCATTAACA AAGCAGATCTGCGCATTGGACAGCTGCAGTGGGGTGACAGCGGTGTGTATTTCTGTAAGGTGATCATTTCTGATGACCTGGAAGGGAAAAATGAAGGCCAGGTGGAGCTACTGGTGCAGG GTAGGACAGGTGTGCTGGATGACATCCTGCCTGAGTTTGATTTGGAGATTATGCCAG AGTGGGCATTTGTGGGAGTTGTCGTCCTTGGTAGTGTGCTCTTCCTGTTGTTGGTTGGGATCTGCTGGTGCCAGTGTTGCCCTCACTCCTGTTGTTGTTATGtaagctgctgctgctgtcctGATACATGTTGCTGTCCAAAACACT TATATGAAGCAGGGAAGATGGCAAAGAGCGGCCAACCTCCTCAGATTAACATGTATCAACCTTACTACATTCCTGGTGTTCCTGTGGTCCCTCCAGCCGCACCATCCAGCATCGAACCCAAGTTGACTGTACTGGCTCCTTCATTAGAAAACAATATAGCTGGAG tgcGCAGTGGCTATCGACTCCAGGCCAGTCAGTGTCAGGATGCTATGAAGGTTGTGTACTACGTAGAGAGGGACCTGGCACAGTTCCACCCTACCAAGGGGGGCAGTCATCCAT CTGGCAGCCTATCAGAACTGAGCTCTCTGCATGACGGTGATGTAGACTTCAGGCAGACCTATCGGCAGGTCCAGAGGAAGGCACTAGCACCCATCAATGACCACATGGATGAGCCACATATTCGAACAGCATCGATTGGCCATGGGCTTCGCCCCTCACATTATCAAAGCAATCGCTCTCTGGATGAGCATGACAACAG ATGGAACTGTCGTTCTGAGCACCTGCCCCGCAAAGCCTTTGACGCTAGGGGGCGCACAGGGTCACTAGATGAGCTGGAAGAGTTTGCGATGTCATACGGCCCACATGGTCGTCGAAGAGGTGACTTTCGTAGACCTCAGCATGAATTTGAAATGGGTCCAAGGTCACGGGACCAACCCACGTCTTACCGAGACGGGCCACGGTATTCTcgaggtgatgatgatgatgacgactgGCGCCGTCGAGGCTCACCACCTTCCCTGCCAAAAAGGCACAACACTGCCAACAGCAAACGCTACCTCGCTCGTCAGAGGTCTTATGATGATACCTACCTGAACACTCTGCTGGAGCGCAAGGCTAGGGGCCACGGAGAGCGAGGGGGGAGGGCTGAAGATGACAGTGACACACCCTCAAAAGGCAGTTCTAAGAAGAGCAGTGACTGTTACAACAGCAGGTCACCAAGCCACCGCCCCGAGGAGGATGATCCTTTACCTCCATACTCTGAGAGGGAGGCGGAGAGGTTTAGGACTGAAGCGCATATAGGGAGGGAACGGTACAGGACTGCTGATCCTGCCATGCGGCCTTTTTCATACACGCGTCCGGCCCATGGACTGTCCCATACATTACAGGAGAACAGGGAGGACAGGGACAAATCCAGGAAACTG ACCACTCATCTAAGCAGAGACTCACTAATTGTGTGA